A stretch of Enterobacter cloacae complex sp. ECNIH7 DNA encodes these proteins:
- a CDS encoding NAD(P)H-binding protein produces MSQVLITGATGLVGDHLLRLLIQDRRVNYIAAPTRRPLADISGVFNPHDPQLTDALAQVQDPIDIAFCCLGTTRREAGSKEAFIHADYTLVVDTALTAKKLGAKHFLVVSALGASAGSPFFYNKVKGKMEDALIAQKWEQLTIVRPSMLIGHRDERRFNESIFAPLFRILPGNWKSIEARDVARAMLKEGLAPSKAGVNIIPSAKLREIAQGEA; encoded by the coding sequence ATGAGTCAGGTATTGATTACAGGTGCTACCGGGTTAGTGGGCGATCATCTGCTGCGGCTGCTGATTCAGGATCGCCGCGTGAACTATATCGCCGCACCGACGCGTCGACCGCTGGCGGACATATCCGGCGTCTTTAATCCGCACGATCCTCAGCTGACCGACGCGCTGGCGCAGGTGCAGGATCCCATTGATATCGCCTTTTGCTGTCTGGGCACCACGCGGCGGGAGGCGGGCAGCAAAGAGGCATTTATCCACGCCGACTATACGCTGGTGGTGGATACCGCGCTCACGGCGAAAAAGCTGGGGGCCAAACATTTTCTGGTGGTCAGCGCGCTGGGCGCCAGTGCCGGGTCGCCTTTCTTCTACAACAAGGTGAAGGGCAAGATGGAGGATGCGCTGATTGCGCAGAAATGGGAGCAGCTGACGATTGTGCGCCCCTCGATGCTGATCGGCCACCGGGACGAACGCCGGTTTAACGAGTCGATATTTGCCCCGCTGTTTCGCATTCTTCCCGGCAACTGGAAATCCATCGAGGCACGGGACGTCGCGCGCGCGATGTTAAAAGAGGGGCTGGCCCCGTCGAAAGCGGGCGTAAACATTATCCCTTCGGCAAAACTGCGTGAAATCGCTCAGGGCGAGGCGTAA